A stretch of the Arvicola amphibius chromosome 8, mArvAmp1.2, whole genome shotgun sequence genome encodes the following:
- the LOC119821844 gene encoding optic atrophy 3 protein-like, translating to MRTKMRIMGFHAEAIKPLNEVAAAELGANLLGEAIIFACAGSCLLLEFWRQQSLKHRKEVEREASLRSLRADVDRLEQALDELQVQVQAAVTRSTLEELRAELRAELQEFRTQICEEEHQEPEPQPSEGPE from the coding sequence ATGCGGACCAAGATGCGCATCATGGGCTTCCATGCTGAGGCCATCAAGCCGCTGAACGAGGTGGCAGCAGCCGAGCTGGGCGCGAACCTATTGGGCGAGGCCATCATCTTCGCTTGCGCGGGCAGCTGCCTACTGCTGGAGTTCTGGCGCCAGCAGTCACTGAAGCACCGCAAGGAAGTGGAGCGCGAGGCCTCGCTGCGGTCCCTGAGGGCAGACGTGGACCGCCTGGAGCAGGCGCTGGATGAGCTGCAAGTGCAGGTACAGGCGGCAGTGACGAGGAGCACGCTGGAGGAGCTGCGGGCGGAGCTGCGGGCGGAGCTGCAGGAATTCAGAACCCAGATCTGCGAGGAGGAGCACCAGGAACCTGAGCCCCAGCCCTCTGAGGGCCCAGAGTAG